aaacttCTCTATTgttatagttttctttttggatttattttttatgatttgtGTATATTTCTATCATGCAATGAAAATATCCATTCACCCCTTATATTGATATTGAATctatgaaaatagaaaaatatctatagaattcaaattttgatggaatttaaaactataattttacttaaaattttagtttttattttgagagtccaaatatttgatttaaaaattgaataaatggatatatttttttaattttttaaagttcaatagttttaaattacaaaacttTTCAATAATTCAAGGATACTTTCGAAACAAAACTTTAACGATTTTTatccaaaattaattataagaataatttttaatctttttaataaaatattttttaaactcCTAAAAGTTTATAGATATTTTTGACCTAAAGAACCAAAGTTAATTAGCATTCTTTTATAATCCAAGGGCCTTTGTTATATTATTAGGTTAGAAAAGAGGAGTGCATGAGAGGGAGAGTGTAAAATTACCTCCAAGATGTCGCCAATGTTAACGATGAAAGCATTTGGGAGGGGCATAACGGTAATCCAATTCCCCTCTTTCTTAATCTTTAGACCTTCAACTTTGTTGATTTGGAGCAGAATCGTGAGGCCAGCGGCGTCGGAATGAGGCGTCAGTCCGATCACCTTCTCTGGCTCCGGGCAGGGTGGGTAATAGTTCATTCTCATCGATTGATTACCGTCCTTGAACAACTCACTCAACTCTCCCTCTTTTATCCCCAACGCTTTCTCAACGCCGTCTAATATCTCCGCCGCTACATCCTTCACCGCCGCCGAGTACTCCTCCAATGTCTCTCTACATACCAAAACAGTTTCATAATTATTTcctaatatttttaatattaattaaactaATCAACATTGTTTTATGAGTCCGGAGTTCAATTTCTAGGATAATTATGAGTTTGAGAATCACTTAAAAAGTTTTGTAATGGAAGGAATTATCGAACCTCAAAGAGAGAGGGAGATTTTGAAATAACCGGGGTTTCCTGAAATGTAAAGGCAATGTAGCGATGAAGAAAATATCACACCAATCCAATTTCTGTTCTTCACTTGTAACGAAAGCTTGTCCAAATCCCTCTACGTCTCCTTCTCTCTGCCATagctttttcttctcttcaatcGGAAGTTCGAACAATTTCTGCGTTTCCATCTTCATTCTCTCCACCAACGAATCGCTCACTCCGTGCTTCACCAACTGTAATTAATTTCGCCAACTATTTTCAGATTCCTGTCATTAGTTAAACACATAGAAACAGAGAGGGAGAGGAGATATTACGAACCTGAAAGAATCCCCAATTTTTGCAGGCGGAGTGAAGGCGAGACAACTCGGAATCCATTGTATCATGGGAGCGCAAGTTGGACATGTCGATGACGGGGATTTGGGAAGCGTCGGAGGAGATGGGTGAGTGGTGGAGGAGATCGGGGTGGATGTATCGATGTGGAATTTCGGTGATGGGGTGTTTGGCTAACTCTTGAACGGAAGGTACTAGAATTGAACTTCCGTACCTTAATGTGTCGTTCTTCTCCTCCGCCatgttttcttatttttgtGATTGATTCGTTTCTGAATTTCTTTGTGAAAATGGTAATGAGATTTGGTTTTAATTTGTATGTTTTACATCAGATTCACGCTTTTGgatgtttgtatatttattatgATTATTGTATCCTGGCCCACTTAGGACCACGAACTCTTTGGTGATCAAATATAGTGCTATAATAGTCATACTACATACATCTATTTGCTTTGCTTGtgtattacaaattaattaTAGGAGATTCCTACCACAAATATTAGGTATTTTTCTTaagaaataagaacaataagaaaaagtaaaataattctCTGGTACTAATTTGTCACAATTTTTGTTAGCaaagtttgaaaagaaaattacattTGAGTAATAGCTTTGTAACTTTTGGAAATTTgggaatattttttaaataaagagaAAAGTCTTGTTTagataaaataataaacatgtaATACATTTCAACATCCAAAACAATCCATTtcaaatatatgaaattttgtaGAAAAGATAATAGTTTCATATGAAATTTCATTTAGGGACTTTTAACATCCAAACATCAAATATAACTTTTTCAATCTTAGACTCCAATTTGAAAAGCAAATAATTAGGTTGAATGAGGGTGAATTCGCATTGCTTCGAGATAAGATTTTCCGTCAATTGTTCGAGAGAAAAGGCCCCTCACATACTCTTGATGTGTCACAGTTCTAAATAAAGGAGGAGAATGAGGCGTAACAAGGGATGGTGTTGGCCTTATTTCTTTCTCCAAACTTGGAGAGTTGAAAGTTGCTATGGACAACCTTTCACTCTTTGAGTTCACTGTTGCACAATGCTCTATGCTTTTGTATTCCCCATTTGTTACCATCTGCCATTCATAAACTTATTATTAAATCAAAACAATATTGAAATATATAGTCTACAATTTGCCAAATAAGAAAAGAGAGGCAGAAGGTTGGAAAGCTCGAAGAAAAAGGTGAGAGAAATAGagataaataagtaaataagaATAGTTATCATGTCAATTTTGTTGAGATATTGAGATTCCCATGTtgaaaaaattaagaaattttacACTTCTTACAATATAAATAAGTTACTTCTCACATTGtcaattggttttgagataGAACCTCATACTATCAAATAATCTTTCGATTACTAtttttataaagaattaataaagCACAGATCAAATTATTAATAGAATTGAACCTTAGAAGAAAAAATGTataatttttaatataacaaaTGGAACTTCAAGTAAAGAAATATGTGGTCAATTATTATTGAGTTTTATTTGTGTTGACAAATCGCATTAATGTTATAATCGATGATAAGAAATAGAATTTCATTGACGattaaaataataagataaaacATGTGTTAAACCCTACATTTAAAACTTTCATTTAATATAGATTTTGTACTCCAAGAAAAAATGACTAATATTTGGTGTTTTTGAGATAAAGTCATTAAAATAACAAACTATTTATCTAACAAATctttaaatttcatatttgtatCTAATGAATTTCAAATTAGGTGTGATTTAAACCAATGATTAaagagttttctttttcttttcaatattacaagtttaaaacataataaaaaatagatataagtttcaaaatatattAGATAAGTTATGTAATTTGAAAGATGTATTGGTGTCTTGAATATTTTAACAATTCCAAAAGTTTCTtagaaatatattattattggttTAACAAAGAGATCACCAAGCATCACATCATATAAATGGTTggaaatttatcatttttttaacaAGATTGTCTActtaaatagaaaaatgaataaataaaccAAACTGACTTTGTCTTTCATAGTAGAAAATTTGGGCCATCCTATCTTTAATTCCATCCAATTATTCTAATCAACTTTTCATCATTCAAATTTCGTATTTTCTTCTGTTaagaatattttaatattttttataatatgaattatatcGAGAAGGATGATGTTGGAATGCACCTAAATATTATATGTTAGAAAAGTATAAAATGCACATATTATTCGTTACTCAATTATTTGTCGTTAATATTTTACTTTTATCataggttaaattataaaatatgtCTCAACTTTGATATTTGTGTCAAAAATGcccttaaattttttaaaatagttaaaaataataataataattttaccATCGTTAGTTTTGGATAGAAACCATTAAAGTCTTGTTTCAAAATATCTTGATCCGTTAAAAAGTTCCAAAAATGCTCTTGAgcttaaaaaaaatagtttcattaatccaaaatttactCCAATTTTCTTACCaactaaaatcaaaattaaaattttaagtaaaaaccacaattttaaatttatttgactaCTAACAAATCAAGAGCACATCTAATCTCAATAGTTCTTGTTATGATTAAGATACGGTTAAttgttaattaaaaaatatatttgactattaacacacatgataatctattttttatttgaatagtTATTGTTCTAGATGTTTTAAGGAGACTTTTTCTAAAACTTTATTAGATTTTGTGGAATCCTATGTTTTAACCAAGGTTTAAGATCATAACATTGATTGATACATAGaagttttaaaattataaaaacttcGATTTCAAGAGATAtttctcaaaaataaaaaataatcaaaaaaataattttaaattagcAAATATCTTTTTTCAGTAAAAttatctattatttatattacatttatattaatatcattttcacatttatttttttgtgaTTCGGGGGTTTTTCTATGATATAATGAAAATATAGATTTACTTCTTTTATCGATATGAAAcctacaaaaatataaaaatatcttACAGAAATATATACGTGTAAATGGAAATTTAAAACTAGAGTCttgtttaaaattttggtttttatgtTGAGAACTATAGTTTTGGTATAATTATTGAATaaatagaaatatttttaaatttttatgttttaaaaatatttacaaaacttttatattttttaaagaaaccaTTAACCGTTtccaagtatttttttttaacctcAAAAAGAATATTCTTGAGAGTTTGTGTATATTTTCGACGATCATCGGagcattttttttataatttaaggGCCTTTAGTATATTGTTAGGTTGGAAAAGAGGGGTGAAATGTGCATGAGAGGGAGTAAATTACCTCCAAGATGTCGCCAATGTTAACGATGAAGGCATTTGGGAGAGGCATAACGTTAATCCAATTCCCCTCTTTCTTAATCTTTAGACCTTCAACTTTGTTGATTTGGAGCAGAATCGTGAGGCCAACGGAGTCGGAATGAGGCGCCAGCCCGATCACCTTCTCCGGCTCCGGGCAGGGTGGGTAATAGTTCATTCTCATCGATTGATTACCGTTCTTGAACAATTCACTCAACTCTCCCTCTTTTATCCCCAACGCTTTCTCAACACCGTCAAATATCTCCGTCGCCACATCCTTCACCGCCGCCGAGTACTCCTCCAATGTCTCTCTGCATACCAAAACAGTTTCATAATTACTtcctaattcttttttttatatatataaattaaactaATCAACATTGTTTTAACCTATAATGGATTACTTCTTTTGATTCTCACTTGCTTAAATTACAAGATTGATTTTGTTTAGAGTGAGTCTGGAGTTCAATTTCTATGATTATTATGAGTTTGAGAATCACTTAAAAGGTTTTGGAATAGAAGGAATTATCGAACCTCAAAGAGAGAGGGAGATTTTGTAACAATCGGGGATTCCTGAAATGTAAAGGCAATGTAGCCATGAAGAACATATCACACCAATCCAATTTCTGTTCTTCACTTCTAACGAAAGCTTGTCCAAATCCCTCTACATCTCCCGCTCTTTGCCATagctttttcttctcttcaatcGGAAGTTCGAACAATTTCTGAGTTTCCATCTTCATTCTCTCCATCAACGATTCGCTCACTCCGTGCTTCACCAActgtaattaatttcaatttcacATACTATTTTCAGATTCCTGTCATTAGTTAAACAcatagaaagagagagagagagaggagataTTACGAACCTGAAAGAATCCCCAATTTTTGCAGGCGGAGTGAAGGCGAGACAACTCGGAATCCATTGTATCATGGGAGCGCAAGTTGGACATGTCGATGACGGGGATTTGGGAAGCGTCGGAGGAGATGGGGGAGTGGTGGGGGAGATCGGGGCGGATGTATCGATGTGGAATTTCGGTGATGGGGTGTTTGGCTAACTCTTGAACGGAAGGTACTAGAATGGAACTTCCGAACCTTAATGTGTCGTTGTTCTTCTCCTCCGCCATGAGTTTCTTATTTTTGTGATTGATTGGTTTCTGAAATTATGTATGGAAAAGGTAATGagatttgattttgatttttatgtTTTCCAGCACATTCATGTTTTTGGATGTTAgtatatttgttattattattattattattattattattattattattattattattattattattattattattattattattattattattattattattattattattattattattattattattattattattattattattgtattcTGTTGGTCCAGTTATGATCAAGAAGTTCTAGGTGGTCAAATATGTAATGCTATAATAGTACCTTACCATCTACTTATTTGTGTACTACAAATTAATTATGTAACATCTGGAAACTAAATATTGTAATTTTTGTCAAAGAATGATAAAAGAAGCAAAATAATCACGTAGTACTAAGTcacaatttttgttttaaaatattgtaaaggaaattaaattatatttgagTAAAAGCTTTGAGACTTTTGGAAACTtgtgaatatttttttaaaataaatagaaaagtttTGCTTAGATAATAtactttgtttttgtttttttaatcatttcatAATCTTCTAGAATGTAATACGTGATAatctatttaaagaaaaaactttgGCAGAATCATCTCGGGGttttattcaaaaataaaaaataaaaaataaaaaaagttaaaatatttaccattaggtaaatttaacaaaatactaaaatacTTACCTTAACGAAGTAAATACTAAATGTGGTAGGATTTGTCAtttgtctttcttcctttcctctcCTTTTTTAATTACTGTTGCAATTTCTTTACATCTTTTTATGTTGCAATTTCTTtacatcttttttcttcttttgctgttcttttttacattgtttacatttgagttatttaaatctgatttctttttattgtctttttttttttttgctatgaTTTCTTTAcgtcgtttttcttctttttctttttttttacatcgtttagattaaGGTAATAAAATCTAAgagatcgtgtataaataatcgtgaaaataatcatttagaacgatcgtgtaccaaaagaattaagaaaaattatttagccaaatctaaacgatcgtgtaccaaaaaatcttgaaaagataaacaatcatgtaactAAATATGAATAATcttgtactaaatatattagGCGCTTTGTTAACAGGGTATTTTTGGTGTTTTTCATCGTGAAACCGTagatttttttcgttttcgaaattattctataaatattttgttattttgttatatttattaaaagatattttaccATTATGGCAAAAATAAATCAAGGAAAAAGAAATCTTGTTTACACTCAATGTTGTCATGAAGTATAAAATTTTTGTTAACAATTCTCGCAATCACACCATTCTTTATATTGTGTTCAACTAAAATTTGTAATGGAGTagttaattttttcaaaatattattaaaatatatgaTTTTACAGGTGATTGTATTAtccattttataaaaatttgaaatcaaatgaTCCTTCAACGTGGGTTTCGCCTAAGTGATTTAGAAGTACGGAGAACTTCATCCCTTATTTGATCAAATTAGTTTGTGGGTTCCGttactaaaaatatattttcttacaCCGATCGTTTCAATGATTTAcaattttctaaacttttccAGCTATTTACACCTTACTTTTTGATACCTAATCCAAATACTATCGTCAAGTTGAGggataaaataaataaattaattaataacttGTTATTTTTATTCAACTTTCatttgtttataaatatatattaatgatGGCATATGCTTTTCACTTTTGTTTTTGTCAAATATATAAGATTTAGAATCTTGACTTAGTTGAAGATGTAATAATTTGACTAATCAAATTAGATTGATATATCTTCAAGTGGTGTAATTATTTTTATACCTATGAGTGGGTATAgagataattttttaaaattacttttgaGAATAATTAGGTTGCTAGAGTGGATCGAAGTTATTAGTCCATTTTATATTTGAGGTTCTAAATATAATAGTGGAGTCTTCAACCATCTATAACCTACCATTATTTATCATAATACCATTTGATTTCTCTATTATGATGTTCACTACTAATATAGAGTATCATAACTTACATGTCATAGCTAtcattaactaaaataattaactcGATCACCTCTCAAAAGactactttttcttttgttcaaaTTTGGAATTGAACCAAATTCAAACATGAAACAATTTTACAACACCTTAACAAATTAAATCATGAAACTTGAAGTTGCAACAATGGAGTGTAACCTCATTTTCTCTTCAAAAGCCTTTGTAAGTTGTAACCTAAGGTTTTGACAAATAGAACTTGCACCAAGTCAAAGAAAATGTGTAATTCAACTCATTTACTTGATATCGAAGTGAAAGTGAAACCATCCATAACAATCATATTGATTTTACTCAACTATTCAACAACTCCTTTTAGGGATATTCTATGAATAAAAAGGAATTACAACACTAGTTTATTGCTCTAACATCAAAATTACAAAGACTAAAAACATTAACTGAAATAACTATCTAAACATTTGATCCTAAATTTAGAGCAAGCTGATTTGCTGATTTCCCAGCAGCTATGTGGCAGCAACTACAACTTACCTTCATCTCTAGCCACTATCTTGAATTTCCCTGTTAGTTGTTGCTACAAGCAGAAGAGATAAACACAAATTCAAACCCTTAAACCAAACTAGAATATGTTTAATGACCCAAATGCAATCAAAATAGATACATACATGCATACAACTCACATTAGAAAGTCCATAGAAACTCATGTGACAAAGACAAGTACTTCTCGACAAAAATTTCAAACTCACTCCTAATTTCCTATGTTATGGTCTATGGAAGAAAAATCATTCTAAGAACTCTTCCTAATTCAACCCTGTTTACCATTTTTACTAGATTTAAGAAATGATACTGACCCTACACATCAATTAGTAAAAGCTCATTTTGACTTGTTAAGAACCCAAAGATATTGACAGAATTCACTTTGCTATTGAATGCAAGAAGAACAAACAAACGACTAAAAACTAAGTTGGAAACTCATCAGACATAGACAAATATCTTCTGACCAAGCCAAAGTTGTTTGACCTATGCAGCATAACATATTTAGCTCAAAGAATAAAGAACGTGAATTTACCTTCTTCCACAAGTCTGTATGGTTTCTACAAAACCCAGCTACAATAGCACCAGATCTTCCTTCTTGGTACTCAATACATAGATCCTCCTCCAACCCGCAAGTAACATGAAAAGCCAAACTACATTTAGGCTCTGAGCAGTCAATAGAACAACCTCTAGAAGTTCTGCAGATATAACATTTAGTTTTCCATCTCCTCTTCAGAATCTTCGAGCAATCAATCCCTTCTCTCCCTTCTGGGTCCTCAAAGAACACCTCAGGAACATAGAGTCCACAAACAATATGAGCCCATTGGCCGTCGTTCGTCGGCTTCATGGCTCCTCCTTTAAGAGGACAAAGGCAGCATGAAAATGGTGTTTCTGTAACCTTCTTCCCCGTCTCGGAAGACGAAGAAGCTAAGCATTGGCTACAGAACCAATCTCCTTCTGGTATACTCTTTACAAGAGGATTACCATAACATGAAGCGTGTACCATTAAATCACATCCATCACAGAATACAATTGGATCTGAAGGATCCCCATCTGTGCTTTGACAAATCGCACAAAGAATCccatcatcttcctcttcatctTGGACTGTTTCAATCTCTTGAATCTCCATTTCAACATCAGAaacttccttttccttttccttttccttatccTCTTCCTCCTTTTTCTGTCCCTCTAATTCAGATTTCGATATGGATTCTTCCTCCAGAGG
This region of Cucumis melo cultivar AY chromosome 7, USDA_Cmelo_AY_1.0, whole genome shotgun sequence genomic DNA includes:
- the LOC103501849 gene encoding uncharacterized protein LOC103501849; protein product: MDFLHGLPPLKRLRILQEQEQNRQKEDQSLDSCSLPAKKRKESRDSSLLLIPDASPYCLPTKKRVRAFHPDFAPESLDLNVEYKPPLEEESISKSELEGQKKEEEDKEKEKEKEVSDVEMEIQEIETVQDEEEDDGILCAICQSTDGDPSDPIVFCDGCDLMVHASCYGNPLVKSIPEGDWFCSQCLASSSSETGKKVTETPFSCCLCPLKGGAMKPTNDGQWAHIVCGLYVPEVFFEDPEGREGIDCSKILKRRWKTKCYICRTSRGCSIDCSEPKCSLAFHVTCGLEEDLCIEYQEGRSGAIVAGFCRNHTDLWKKQQLTGKFKIVARDEGKL
- the LOC103501850 gene encoding protein SRG1 isoform X2, producing MAEEKNNDTLRFGSSILVPSVQELAKHPITEIPHRYIRPDLPHHSPISSDASQIPVIDMSNLRSHDTMDSELSRLHSACKNWGFFQLVKHGVSESLMERMKMETQKLFELPIEEKKKLWQRAGDVEGFGQAFVRSEEQKLDWCDMFFMATLPLHFRNPRLLQNLPLSLRETLEEYSAAVKDVATEIFDGVEKALGIKEGELSELFKNGNQSMRMNYYPPCPEPEKVIGLAPHSDSVGLTILLQINKVEGLKIKKEGNWINVMPLPNAFIVNIGDILEMVTNGEYKSIEHCATVNSKSERLSIATFNSPSLEKEIRPTPSLVTPHSPPLFRTVTHQEYVRGLFSRTIDGKSYLEAMRIHPHST
- the LOC103501850 gene encoding probable 2-oxoglutarate/Fe(II)-dependent dioxygenase isoform X1, translating into MAEEKNNDTLRFGSSILVPSVQELAKHPITEIPHRYIRPDLPHHSPISSDASQIPVIDMSNLRSHDTMDSELSRLHSACKNWGFFQLVKHGVSDSLVERMKMETQKLFELPIEEKKKLWQREGDVEGFGQAFVTSEEQKLDWCDIFFIATLPLHFRKPRLFQNLPLSLRETLEEYSAAVKDVAAEILDGVEKALGIKEGELSELFKDGNQSMRMNYYPPCPEPEKVIGLTPHSDAAGLTILLQINKVEGLKIKKEGNWITVMPLPNAFIVNIGDILEMVTNGEYKSIEHCATVNSKSERLSIATFNSPSLEKKIRPTPSLITPHSPPLFTTLTYQEYVRGLFSRKLDGKSYLDAMRIHHLST
- the LOC103501850 gene encoding probable 2-oxoglutarate/Fe(II)-dependent dioxygenase isoform X3, with product MAEEKNDTLRYGSSILVPSVQELAKHPITEIPHRYIHPDLLHHSPISSDASQIPVIDMSNLRSHDTMDSELSRLHSACKNWGFFQLVKHGVSDSLVERMKMETQKLFELPIEEKKKLWQREGDVEGFGQAFVTSEEQKLDWCDIFFIATLPLHFRKPRLFQNLPLSLRETLEEYSAAVKDVAAEILDGVEKALGIKEGELSELFKDGNQSMRMNYYPPCPEPEKVIGLTPHSDAAGLTILLQINKVEGLKIKKEGNWITVMPLPNAFIVNIGDILEMVTNGEYKSIEHCATVNSKSERLSIATFNSPSLEKKIRPTPSLITPHSPPLFTTLTYQEYVRGLFSRKLDGKSYLDAMRIHHLST